DNA sequence from the Paenibacillus physcomitrellae genome:
TCCGGTGACTTCGTCTTCGCTCCAGCCGTACAACTCTTCAAAAGCCCGGTTCACCCGAATAACCCGCCAGTCCGGATCGGACAAATGAATGGCATCCGCCGTCTGATTAATGACGGACTCCAAATACTCGCGCATGGACCGGTTCTCCTCATTCATTTGTTCCAGCTCGGACGTATATTGGTCCAAATTGTCCGCCATATGGTTGATATGTTTGGCCAGCACGCCAAGCTCATCATGACTCTTTATGTACAGTCTCGTATCAAAACGGCCTGCCGACATCTCCTGGACCTTGCCCAGAATTTGACGAAGCGGACGCATGAGCGTCCTTGAAGTGAAATAGGTGCTTAGCAGGGCCAAAAGCAGGACAAATAAAAAGATCAAAAGGTGGAGAACCATTTGTTCCTCCAGCCCTGAAGACAGCGGACCATAGCTGTATACCATACGGAGAATGTAAGGCGCCCCATCCGGAGGGGAGACCGGCAAATAACTCTGGATATAATGCTGTCCATCCAGGAATAAATTCGACACCTGTGCCTCTCCACGCTCTGCGGCTTCCTGGATTTGCAGCTCCGCTTCTTCATCCTTCAAGCTGTAAGTACCAAACAGAATCTGATGCTGAACGGCTGAAGCCCCTTCCTGCAGAACAGCGCCGTCATCCAGAGGCCTGAACCCCGTAATCTCCAAAATGTTCGGGTCGCTCTGCTCGATCCGTTCAATCGTGGCCGAAGGGCCCATTTCGGTGAATTCATTCTGAAGGTCCTCCGGCCGCAGGAACACGCAGATCATATAGTTTCTTTGCCCATCATAATAGAAACCGTTCTGTTCCTCGAAGCTTCCGTCCGTATTCAGTTGCCCCGAATCCGCCCAATAAGGCACATTCATCTGTACATTTTTGTTGCCGGCAACAGATAAGGGCAAATCACTGCCGGAATCAAGCTTTTGAGGGACTACTGCCCCTAAACGCTGCGGATCCGTGGACTGCCCGATCATCAGCTCGTTATCTTTTCTATATACAAGTGAGAAACCGCTTACGCCTGTTCTCCTGCTCAGGTCGGCAAGCTGCTCTACTGTAACTCCACTCCACTCTGGACCCAGCTCACTCGCGGCAGTCTGGGCGGCTCTCTGTAAATTCTTCTCCTGCTCCTGCTCGAAATGGGCCACGCTGTTTCGGCTTTGCTCAAGCGAAACCGCGGCCTGCTTCGTTAACAAAATCAACTGGGTCTCATGCATGTCGCGCAGGTTGCTTCTAGCCCGGGAATAAATGAGAATCATGTTAATAACCAGTATGGTAACGAGCGAAAATACGAATAACAGGATCATTTTCCTTCTAATCGACAAGCTGCCCGCACCTCCAAGCCAGCAATGGCTAATATTGGCTCACTTTAACATGATACAATTTTCGACGGCATTTGCCTATACATTGATAACCCGTTTTAGGATGTTTACAATGAGAAGGAACCGGAAGGAGCAAGCCTTTCCAGAGCACTTAAGGGTTACCCATGGATTACACGTGGATTGCCCTTTTAACCATCCGATTCATCAACATTTTGTCCACAGATCGTGCACAATTCCACAGAATTTATCCAAAGTTGTTTATAACTCTGTGGATAAACGCCATCTTATGCACAATTTTATCAACATCATGTTAACAATCGAATGAGTGTTCGTTGGATAATATCCACAGACTATTTGCAA
Encoded proteins:
- a CDS encoding HAMP domain-containing sensor histidine kinase, whose amino-acid sequence is MSIRRKMILLFVFSLVTILVINMILIYSRARSNLRDMHETQLILLTKQAAVSLEQSRNSVAHFEQEQEKNLQRAAQTAASELGPEWSGVTVEQLADLSRRTGVSGFSLVYRKDNELMIGQSTDPQRLGAVVPQKLDSGSDLPLSVAGNKNVQMNVPYWADSGQLNTDGSFEEQNGFYYDGQRNYMICVFLRPEDLQNEFTEMGPSATIERIEQSDPNILEITGFRPLDDGAVLQEGASAVQHQILFGTYSLKDEEAELQIQEAAERGEAQVSNLFLDGQHYIQSYLPVSPPDGAPYILRMVYSYGPLSSGLEEQMVLHLLIFLFVLLLALLSTYFTSRTLMRPLRQILGKVQEMSAGRFDTRLYIKSHDELGVLAKHINHMADNLDQYTSELEQMNEENRSMREYLESVINQTADAIHLSDPDWRVIRVNRAFEELYGWSEDEVTGYQLPFVPSYVWEEWEEWEKMLAEGHALPSAETVRLCKDGSEVEVSISQSPIFDKNGTIIAYITISRDMTEHNKMQELLRQSEKLTTVGQLAAGVAHEIRNPLTTLRGFLQLQQQTQALNVQHVDIMLSELDRINLIVSEFLILAKPQASIFQNKDIRYVLGDVVSLLDSQAHLYGIEFVTDFAKEPIYVYCEENQLKQVFINILKNAMEAMPRGGGIGLKIIKENNQALIGIIDEGEGIPFERIAKLGEPFYTSKEKGTGLGLMISQRIIEAHKGDLNINSMVGWGTMVTITLPLVHPDGEGGEQPGPSLDSGKDQEE